From a single Myotis daubentonii chromosome 5, mMyoDau2.1, whole genome shotgun sequence genomic region:
- the HDAC3 gene encoding histone deacetylase 3 isoform X2: protein MCRFHSEDYIDFLQRVSPTNMQGFTKSLNAFNVGDDCPVFPGLFEFCSRYTGASLQGATQLNNKICDIAINWAGGLHHAKKFEASGFCYVNDIVIGILELLKYHPRVLYIDIDIHHGDGVQEAFYLTDRVMTVSFHKYGNYFFPGTGDMYEVGAESGRYYCLNVPLRDGIDDQSYKHLFQPVINQVVDFYQPTCIVLQCGADSLGCDRLGCFNLSIRGHGECVEYVKSFNIPLLVLGGGGYTVRNVARCWTYETSLLVEEAISEELPYSEYFEYFAPDFTLHPDVSTRIENQNSRQYLDQIRQTIFENLKMLNHAPSVQIHDVPADLLTYDRTDEADAEERGPEENYSRPEAPNEFYDGDHDNDKESDVEI from the exons CCCAGTGTTTCCCGGGCTCTTTGAGTTCTGCTCCCGTTACACAGGCGCATCTCTGCAAGGAGCAACCCAGCTGAACAACAAG atctgTGATATTGCCATTAACTGGGCTGGAGGTCTGCACCATGCCAAGAAGTTTGAG GCTTCTGGCTTCTGCTATGTCAATGACATTGTGATTGGCATCCTGGAGCTGCTCAA GTACCACCCTCGGGTGCTCTACATTGATATTGACATCCATCATGGTGATGGGGTCCAGGAAGCCTTCTACCTCACTGACCGGGTCATGACAGTGTCCTTCCACAAATATGGAAACTACTTCTTCCCCGGCACAG GTGACATGTATGAAGTTGGAGCAGAGAGTGGCCGCTACTACTGTCTCAATGTACCCCTGCGGGATGGCATTGATGACCAGA GTTACAAGCACCTTTTCCAGCCGGTTATCAACCAGGTGGTGGACTTCTACCAACCCACATGCATCGTTCTTCAG TGTGGAGCTGACTCCCTGGGCTGTGATCGATTGGGCTGCTTCAACCTCAGCATTCGAGGACATGG GGAATGCGTCGAATATGTCAAGAGCTTCAATATTCCTCTCCTGGTGCTAGGTGGTGGTGGTTATACTGTCCGAAATGTTGCTCGGTGCTG GACGTATGAGACATCGCTGCTGGTAGAAGAGGCCATTAGTGAGGAGCTTCCCTATAGTG AATACTTTGAGTACTTTGCCCCAGACTTCACGCTCCATCCAGATGTCAGCACCCGCATCGAGAATCAGAACTCTCGCCAG TATCTGGACCAGATCCGCCAGACGATCTTTGAAAACCTGAAGATGCTGAACCATGCACCTAGCGTCCAGATTCACGATGTGCCCGCAGACCTCCTGACCTATGACAGGACTGATGAGGCTGATGCAGAGGAAAGGGGTCCTGAGGAGAACTACAGCAG GCCAGAGGCACCCAATGAGTTCTATGATGGAGACCATGACAACGACAAGGAAAGCGATGTGGAGATTTAA